One window from the genome of Salvia splendens isolate huo1 chromosome 9, SspV2, whole genome shotgun sequence encodes:
- the LOC121747298 gene encoding transcription factor bHLH137-like produces MAAFSSTSFQQHHPFLLDSLNFLPNSSTIHHQNLIQTTPNDFLPNMDNNSSSIVTDHDKHESSDQITQHFMDKKRKCKPRSCANSAQSKDKRELKGKKQKKIKDDEEKKNNSKENKAADYIHVRARRGQATDSHSLAERVRRERISERMKLLQTLVPGCDKVTGKALMLDEIINYVQSLQNQVEFLSMKLASVNPMFYDFGVDLESFMIRPDQELSDLQSPMPSMQECSPTTANNSNFLENPIVFQQPQLPCVLPHPQGSRQTLWEVDEHRIQQQPVFIPLI; encoded by the exons ATGGCAGCCTTTTCATCAACATCATTTCAGCAGCACCACCCTTTTCTCCTTGACTCTCTCAATTTCCTCCCAAACTCCTCCACCATTCATCACCAAAACCTAATTCAAACCACACCCAATGATTTTCTCCCAAACATGGATAACAATTCCTCTTCAATTGTGACTGATCATGATAAGCATGAAAGCAGTGACCAAATCACTCAACACTTCATGGATAAAAAGAGGAAATGCAAGCCGCGGTCTTGCGCGAATTCTGCTCAATCCAAG GATAAGAGAGAATTGAAGggaaagaagcagaagaaaataaaagatgatgaagaaaagaagaataattccAAGGAAAATAAAGCTGCAGACTACATACATGTAAGGGCTAGGAGGGGCCAAGCTACTGACAGTCACAGTCTTGCTGAGAGG GTAAGGAGAGAGAGAATAAGTGAAAGAATGAAGCTCCTACAGACTCTTGTTCCTGGTTGTGACAAG GTAACTGGGAAGGCCCTCATgttggatgaaattattaattatgtCCAGTCCCTCCAAAATCAAGTTGAg TTTCTCTCAATGAAGCTTGCTTCTGTGAATCCCATGTTCTATGACTTTGGGGTGGATTTAGAATCATTCATGATCAGGCCTGATCAG GAACTAAGTGACTTGCAATCTCCAATGCCAAGCATGCAAGAATGCAGCCCTACAACAGCCAACAACTCTAATTTTCTTGAAAATCCTATTGTATTTCAACAACCCCAACTTCCATGTGTCCTCCCACACCCACAG GGAAGCAGACAGACCTTGTGGGAAGTGGATGAGCATCGGATTCAACAACAGCCTGTTTTCATTCCATTAATATAA
- the LOC121746894 gene encoding mitogen-activated protein kinase kinase 9-like: MALVRDRRQINLRLPLPSPSEHRSRFPPPLPPSAPAPTTSAISAADLEKLQVLGHGNGGTVYKVRHKQTSAVYALKVVHGNSDPAVRRQVLREASILRRTDSPHVIKCHGVFDLPGGDIAFCMEYMDMGTLETLLKNGVVFTESLISKLCRQILTGLEYLHSHKIIHRDLKPSNILIDQKMEIKISDFGVSKILQRTLDPCNSYVGTCAYMSPERFDPDSFGSKNYDVYAGDIWSLGLTLLELYVGHFPYLAPGQRPDWATLMCAICFGEPPALPEGTSGEFRSFVECCLQKDSSKRWTATQLLAHPFVSGVDLQSSA, encoded by the coding sequence ATGGCCCTCGTCCGCGATCGCCGCCAAATCAACCTCCGCCTCCCTCTCCCCTCCCCCTCCGAGCACCGCTCCCGGTTTCCCCCTCCTCTCCCCCCCTCCGCCCCCGCCCCCACCACCTCCGCCATCTCCGCCGCCGACCTCGAGAAGCTCCAGGTCCTCGGCCACGGCAACGGCGGCACCGTCTACAAAGTCCGCCACAAACAGACCTCCGCCGTCTACGCCCTCAAAGTCGTCCACGGCAACAGCGACCCCGCCGTCCGCCGCCAGGTCCTCCGCGAGGCCTCGATCCTCCGCCGCACCGACTCCCCCCACGTCATCAAGTGCCACGGCGTCTTCGACCTCCCCGGCGGCGACATCGCCTTCTGTATGGAGTACATGGACATGGGAACCCTCGAAACCCTCCTAAAAAACGGCGTCGTTTTCACCGAATCCCTAATTTCGAAGCTCTGCCGCCAAATCCTCACCGGCCTCGAATACTTACACTCTCACAAGATAATCCACCGCGATTTGAAGCCCTCTAACATCTTAATCGATCAAAAAATGGAGATCAAAATCTCCGATTTCGGCGTCAGTAAAATCCTGCAGCGGACGCTCGATCCCTGCAATTCCTACGTCGGCACGTGCGCCTACATGAGCCCAGAGCGGTTCGACCCGGATTCATTCGGATCTAAAAACTACGATGTCTACGCCGGCGATATCTGGAGCTTGGGGCTTACTCTATTAGAGCTCTACGTCGGCCATTTTCCGTACCTGGCGCCGGGACAGAGGCCGGACTGGGCGACGCTAATGTGCGCCATATGCTTCGGGGAGCCGCCGGCCTTGCCGGAGGGGACGTCGGGGGAGTTTAGGAGCTTTGTGGAGTGCTGTTTGCAGAAGGATTCGAGCAAGCGGTGGACGGCCACGCAGCTGCTGGCGCACCCTTTCGTCAGCGGCGTTGATTTGCAGTCGTCGGCGTGA
- the LOC121746892 gene encoding potassium transporter 10-like — translation MDALAISSVPIYVDFRKDTWMQTLILSFQSLGVIYGRLSTAPLYVLESIDPGEISSPDEMHELFSFIFWTLTIIPLLKYAFIVLKADDDGEGGPFSLYSLLCRHAKVGLIPSNRGSSKILNQEEEEVSSDPSKGKPENKARKAIEKYKSSHYLLLFLALLGACMILSDAVLTPAISVLSATSGLGRSMAKISKVFSSHETKDHVANALKKYVPTPVACAILVCLFTLQHHGTKRIGCLFAPIVITWLIFISGFGLYNIIHHDAQILRAVSPVYMLRFMKKINLRHWKLLSSIVLCIAGSEAMFADLGHFSKKSIKITFICFIYPVLLLTYAGQAAFVSKNLRVDGAFHLSESIPNRSLEHVFAVLSLFASAVGSQATITAGFSIIHQCQALDCFPRVKVVHTSDKIFGQVYVPDANWMFMVLSIAFTIGLHDISELGKATGLAVTVGLLVTTCLMSLVIALYWEKHLFASVCFLLFFGSIETIYLSSTLTSFFHGAWCLIILFLFFMTIMASWHYGTLKKYESDVENKVSIEWLTDYSPGLGVSRVPGIGFVYSDVDMGIPAFFTHFITNIPAFHQVLVFVTFKASPVPYVHSSRRYLIGRVGPREYKIYRCIVRYGYHDNVRDTDDFEDHIISSIGEFIAREEYDQEALNSPEGRMIVLGTPLNDGSGLITVTETSSGECGPNLGESESRRGLLHGPSGSGGSPPPPVNRKRVRFMLPPKSPQMRASVRQELEEIIDARESGTAYILGQSHLMARQGSNLFKRLLVMTYVFLDKNSREPPVALNIPNAALLEVGTVYKI, via the exons ATGGATGCTCTGGCCATAAGTTCTGTGCCTATTTATGTTGATTTTAGA AAAGACACATGGATGCAGAcactcattttgtcatttcaaaGCCTCGGTGTAATATATGGCCGCTTGAGCACGGCTCCCTTATATGTACTTGAATCAATTGACCCAGGGGAAATTTCGTCACCAGATGAAATGCACGAACTCTTCTCATTTATTTTCTGGACCCTAACCATCATTCCGTTGCTGAAGTATGCTTTCATTGTATTGAAGGCCGATGACGATGGAGAAG GTGGTCCATTTTCATTATATTCGTTACTATGTAGGCATGCTAAAGTGGGGCTGATTCCATCCAATAGGGGTTCGAGCAAGATATTGAatcaagaagaagaggaggtATCTTCGGATCCGTCCAAGGGAAAACCAGAAAATAAAGCAAGAAAGGCTATAGAGAAATATAAAAGCAGTCACTATTTGCTGTTATTCCTTGCTCTGCTCGGTGCTTGCATGATATTAAGCGATGCAGTTCTTACGCCAGCAATTTCTG TGTTATCAGCAACATCTGGCCTTGGACGATCAATGGCGAAAATATCAAAAG TTTTCTCCTCGCATGAAACAAAGGACCATGTGGCAAATGCCTTGAAGAAAT ATGTACCGACTCCTGTCGCATGTGCCATATTGGTTTGCCTCTTCACTTTGCAGCATCATGGAACCAAGAGAATTGGGTGCTTATTTGCTCCAATTGTCATCACATGGCTTATCTTCATCAGCGGGTTTGGCCTCTATAATATTATTCATCATGATGCCCAGATCCTCCGTGCAGTCTCCCCAGTATACATGCTGAGGTTTATGAAGAAAATTAATCTCCGACACTGGAAACTCTTAAGCAGCATCGTCTTATGCATCGCAG GGTCGGAGGCAATGTTTGCAGATCTAGGTCATTTTTCCAAGAAATCTATCAAG ATAACATTCATATGCTTCATATATCCAGTCCTTTTATTAACATATGCTGGACAAGCTGCATTTGTCTCAAAGAATCTTCGTGTTGATGGTGCATTTCATCTAAGTGAATCTATACCTAATA GGAGTCTTGAGCATGTATTTGCTGTGTTGTCGCTATTTGCTTCGGCTGTAGGAAGCCAAGCAACCATTACGGCTGGATTCTCCATCATACACCAGTGTCAGGCACTCGACTGTTTCCCCAGAGTAAAAGTTGTTCACACGTCGGATAAAATTTTCGGGCAAGTCTATGTTCCGGATGCCAATTGGATGTTTATGGTTTTGAGTATAGCATTCACCATTGGCTTGCATGATATATCAGAGCTTGGAAAAGCAACAG GTTTGGCTGTCACTGTGGGCTTGCTGGTAACGACTTGTTTAATGTCGCTCGTGATTGCACTGTACTGGGAGAAACATCTGTTTGCATCAGTATGTTTTCTGCTCTTCTTTGGCTCCATCGAGACGATATATCTTTCATCAACGTTGACGAGCTTTTTCCATGGAGCCTGGTGCTTGATCATCCTATTCTTATTCTTTATGACGATCATGGCCTCCTGGCACTACGGCACTCTCAAGAAGTATGAATCTGATGTAGAGAACAAGGTATCGATCGAGTGGCTAACGGATTACAGTCCTGGCCTTGGGGTTTCAAGGGTGCCGGGCATCGGCTTCGTCTATTCCGATGTCGACATGGGAATCCCTGCTTTCTTCACTCATTTCATCACAAATATTCCTGCATTTCATCAAGTCCTGGTTTTCGTAACCTTCAAGGCTTCACCGGTGCCGTACGTCCACTCGAGTAGGCGGTATCTCATAGGCCGAGTCGGCCCAAGAGAGTACAAAATATACCGCTGCATAGTGCGCTACGGATACCACGACAACGTCAGGGACACGGACGACTTTGAGGACCATATAATCAGCTCGATTGGAGAGTTCATAGCGAGGGAGGAATATGATCAGGAAGCTCTGAATTCACCCGAAGGTCGGATGATTGTTCTGGGGACCCCGTTGAACGACGGGAGCGGGCTGATCACCGTGACAGAGACGAGCTCGGGTGAATGCGGTCCGAACTTGGGGGAGAGCGAGTCTCGACGTGGTCTGCTGCATGGTCCATCGGGCAGCGGTGGCAGTCCTCCTCCTCCAGTGAACAGGAAACGAGTCCGATTCATGCTGCCCCCAAAGAGCCCGCAGATGCGCGCGTCGGTTAGGCAGGAACTGGAAGAGATCATCGACGCTCGGGAAAGCGGGACGGCATATATCTTGGGGCAGTCTCATTTGATGGCAAGGCAAGGCTCGAATTTGTTCAAGAGACTGCTGGTGATGACTTATGTTTTTCTTGATAAGAACAGCAGGGAGCCTCCAGTTGCACTCAATATTCCTAATGCTGCTCTCTTAGAAGTTGGAACTGTTTATAAAATATGA